In Candidatus Flexicrinis affinis, the following proteins share a genomic window:
- a CDS encoding IS982 family transposase, giving the protein MDETYIVTAYVVLDDVLKVMNYRDDVRATVSAAEVLTVAVVAARYFQNHHERALCVLQRIGALPGLSVSRFNRKLHRLSQHIGHLLSVLMEVLQAGEVFIIDSMPVPVCKRVRARRCRKLQGKRYFGHCAAKDETFFGWRLHLVCSSDGLPVAFDVMPAAWHDLTGVQWLTAELAAGSTVVGDKGYNSDLDETLCDYYGAILLLPKRRKNMVQDVPEHRALLRRFRPVIETVHSQLEKMGVQRPMRAPISACFSSCTLRCSPCSLIRLSSNQGKHRCIRRIDSLANKVQPCCHTVSPI; this is encoded by the coding sequence ATGGACGAGACCTACATTGTAACCGCATATGTCGTGTTGGATGACGTGCTGAAAGTGATGAACTACCGGGACGATGTGCGAGCGACGGTGAGCGCGGCGGAGGTGCTGACGGTGGCGGTGGTGGCGGCGCGGTACTTCCAAAACCACCATGAACGGGCCTTGTGCGTATTGCAGCGGATCGGCGCGCTGCCGGGGCTGAGCGTCTCGCGGTTCAACCGCAAACTGCACCGTCTGAGCCAGCACATCGGTCACCTGCTGAGCGTCTTGATGGAGGTGCTGCAGGCGGGGGAGGTGTTCATCATCGACAGCATGCCGGTGCCGGTCTGCAAGCGGGTGCGGGCGAGACGCTGTCGCAAGCTGCAGGGCAAGCGCTACTTCGGCCACTGTGCGGCCAAGGACGAAACCTTCTTCGGCTGGCGCTTGCATCTGGTGTGCAGCAGTGACGGCCTGCCAGTGGCTTTCGACGTCATGCCAGCCGCTTGGCACGACCTGACCGGGGTCCAATGGCTCACCGCCGAGCTCGCGGCCGGCTCGACCGTCGTGGGCGACAAGGGCTACAACAGCGACCTGGATGAAACGTTGTGCGACTACTACGGCGCTATTCTGCTGCTGCCCAAACGACGCAAGAACATGGTCCAGGATGTCCCCGAACATCGGGCGCTGCTGCGCCGTTTCCGTCCGGTCATCGAGACGGTTCACAGCCAGCTCGAGAAGATGGGCGTTCAGCGACCCATGCGCGCACCAATCTCGGCCTGTTTCTCAAGCTGTACGCTTCGCTGCTCGCCTTGCTCTTTAATCCGTTTGTCTAGCAATCAAGGTAAACACAGGTGTATTCGCAGAATTGACTCTCTTGCTAACAAAGTTCAACCCTGTTGCCATACGGTGTCTCCCATTTAG